Proteins from a genomic interval of Streptomyces sp. NBC_00820:
- a CDS encoding STAS domain-containing protein, protein MHIRGDHAELVVGGRLDVRSAADARTALHAALDRGVDDLVLDLSELDSWDATGLGVIMGAHRRAGRCGRRLVLRCVPPQMQRLLVATRLHRILAIEGGIGVESLPRV, encoded by the coding sequence ATGCACATCAGGGGCGACCACGCCGAGCTGGTCGTCGGGGGCCGCCTCGACGTCCGCAGCGCGGCGGACGCCCGTACGGCCCTGCACGCGGCACTCGACCGCGGCGTCGACGACCTCGTGCTCGACCTGTCCGAGCTGGACTCCTGGGACGCCACCGGGCTCGGCGTGATCATGGGTGCCCACCGGCGGGCCGGCCGCTGCGGACGCCGCCTCGTGCTGCGCTGTGTCCCGCCCCAGATGCAGCGCCTGCTGGTCGCCACCCGGCTGCACCGCATCCTCGCCATCGAGGGCGGCATCGGGGTCGAGTCACTGCCGAGGGTGTGA
- a CDS encoding 3-hydroxyacyl-CoA dehydrogenase family protein translates to MARKLAVIGAGLMGSGIAQVAAQAGWDVVLRDVTDEALKRGTDGIKASYDKFVAKGRLEAHDADAALGRITATTDLEAAADADIVVEAVFEKLEVKHEIFRALDKLVRPDAVLASNTSAIPITKIAAATEHPERVVGVHFFSPVPMMQLVELVRGYKTSDETLATAREFAESVGKTCIVVNRDVAGFVTTRLISALVVEATKLYESGVATAEDIDLACKLGFGHAMGPLATTDLTGVDILLHATSNIYTESQDEKFAPPELMRRMVDAGDIGRKSGQGFYTY, encoded by the coding sequence GTGGCACGGAAGCTCGCCGTCATCGGGGCCGGTCTCATGGGTTCCGGCATCGCTCAGGTCGCCGCGCAGGCGGGCTGGGACGTCGTTCTGCGTGACGTCACCGACGAGGCGCTCAAGCGCGGTACCGACGGCATCAAGGCGTCGTACGACAAGTTCGTCGCCAAGGGCAGGCTCGAGGCGCACGACGCCGACGCCGCCCTCGGCCGGATCACCGCGACCACCGACCTGGAGGCCGCCGCCGACGCCGACATCGTCGTCGAGGCCGTCTTCGAGAAGCTGGAGGTCAAGCACGAGATCTTCCGCGCGCTCGACAAGCTCGTGCGCCCGGACGCCGTGCTCGCCTCCAACACCTCCGCCATCCCGATCACCAAGATCGCGGCCGCCACCGAGCACCCCGAGCGGGTCGTCGGTGTGCACTTCTTCTCGCCGGTGCCGATGATGCAGCTCGTCGAGCTGGTCCGCGGCTACAAGACCAGCGACGAAACCCTCGCCACCGCGCGGGAGTTCGCCGAGTCCGTCGGCAAGACCTGCATCGTCGTCAACCGGGACGTGGCGGGGTTCGTGACCACCCGCCTCATCTCCGCCCTCGTCGTCGAGGCGACCAAGCTGTACGAGTCCGGCGTCGCCACGGCCGAGGACATCGACCTCGCCTGCAAGCTGGGCTTCGGGCACGCCATGGGACCGCTGGCCACCACGGACCTGACCGGCGTGGACATCCTGCTGCACGCCACCAGCAACATCTACACCGAGTCCCAGGACGAGAAGTTCGCGCCGCCGGAGCTGATGCGCCGGATGGTGGACGCCGGTGACATCGGCCGCAAGAGCGGGCAGGGCTTCTACACGTACTGA
- a CDS encoding cob(I)yrinic acid a,c-diamide adenosyltransferase, whose amino-acid sequence MVNLTRIYTRTGDKGTTALGDMSRVAKTDLRISAYADANEANAVIGTALALGGLEEEVAAVLTRVQNDLFDVGADLSTPVVEDPKYPPLRVEQFYVDRLEADCDRFNERLEKLRSFILPGGTPGAALLHQACTVVRRAERSTWAALEAHGETMNPLTATYLNRLSDLLFILARIANKETGDVLWVPGGER is encoded by the coding sequence ATGGTCAATCTGACGCGCATCTACACCAGGACCGGCGACAAGGGCACCACCGCCCTCGGCGACATGAGCCGGGTCGCCAAGACCGATCTGCGGATCTCCGCGTACGCCGACGCCAACGAGGCCAACGCGGTGATCGGCACCGCGCTCGCGCTGGGCGGGCTGGAGGAGGAGGTCGCCGCGGTCCTCACCCGTGTCCAGAACGACCTGTTCGACGTCGGCGCGGACCTGTCGACGCCGGTCGTGGAGGACCCCAAGTACCCGCCGCTCAGGGTCGAGCAGTTCTACGTCGACAGGCTGGAGGCGGACTGCGACCGCTTCAACGAGCGGCTGGAGAAGCTGCGCTCGTTCATCCTGCCCGGCGGCACGCCCGGCGCGGCCCTGCTGCACCAGGCGTGCACGGTGGTCCGGCGGGCCGAACGCTCCACCTGGGCGGCCCTGGAGGCGCACGGCGAGACGATGAACCCGCTCACCGCGACCTACCTCAACCGCCTGTCGGACCTGCTGTTCATCCTGGCCCGCATCGCGAACAAGGAGACCGGCGACGTGCTGTGGGTCCCGGGCGGCGAACGCTGA